One Rosa chinensis cultivar Old Blush chromosome 5, RchiOBHm-V2, whole genome shotgun sequence genomic region harbors:
- the LOC112166085 gene encoding gibberellin 2-beta-dioxygenase 1 → MVLLSKPATEYCSSYSRSLKLSKSSSSGIPLIDLSKPDSKQLIVKACEEFGFFKVINHGVPMDFINRLESEAIKFFSLPDSEKEKAGPADPFGYGSKHIGRNGDVGWVEYLLLKANTEANSDRFKSVYGTNPDEFCSALNDYIQAVRNMACEILDLMAEGLNIGPRNVFSKFLLDEQSDSLFRLNHYPPCPELQGLSEHSDRNVVGFGEHTDPQIISILRSNNTSGLQILGDGTWISVPPDQYSFFINVGDSLKVLTNGRFQSVRHRVLANGSKSRVSMIFFGGSPLTEKIAPLPSVMKEEEQSMYKEFTWFEYKTICYHSRLADNRLGHFERIEAS, encoded by the exons ATGGTGCTTTTGTCTAAACCAGCTACTGAATACTGCTCTAGTTATAGCAGAAGCCTCAAGCTCTCCAAGTCATCCTCCTCTGGAATCCCTCTCATAGACCTGTCCAAACCAGACTCCAAACAACTCATTGTCAAGGCTTGTGAGGAGTTTGGATTCTTCAAAGTCATCAACCATGGTGTTCCCATGGATTTCATTAACAGATTGGAATCTGAAGCCATCAAATTCTTCTCCTTGCCAGATTCTGAGAAAGAAAAAGCAGGGCCTGCTGATCCATTTGGATATGGCAGCAAGCATATTGGGAGAAATGGTGATGTGGGGTGGGTTGAGTACCTCCTTCTCAAAGCCAATACAGAAGCCAACTCTGACAGATTCAAATCAGTTTATGGAACAAACCCAGATGAGTTTTG TTCTGCTCTGAATGATTACATACAAGCTGTGAGGAATATGGCTTGTGAGATTCTTGACCTGATGGCTGAAGGATTGAATATTGGGCCAAGGAATGTGTTCAGTAAGTTTTTGTTGGATGAACAGAGTGACTCTTTATTCAGGCTCAATCACTACCCACCATGCCCAGAGCTTCAAGGCTTGAGTGAACATAGTGACAGAAATGTGGTTGGATTTGGAGAGCACACAGACCCTCAAATCATTTCCATACTAAGATCCAACAACACCTCTGGCCTCCAAATTTTGGGAGATGGAACTTGGATTTCAGTGCCTCCAGACCAGTACTCCTTCTTCATCAATGTTGGTGATTCTCTAAAG GTTTTGACAAATGGGAGGTTTCAAAGTGTGAGGCACAGGGTTTTAGCAAATGGGTCAAAATCAAGGgtttcaatgattttctttgGGGGATCACCCTTGACTGAAAAGATAGCTCCATTGCCATCTGTAATGAAAGAAGAGGAACAGAGCATGTACAAAGAGTTCACATGGTTCGAATACAAAACGATCTGCTACCACTCAAGATTGGCTGACAATAGGCTAGGACACTTTGAGAGAATTGAAGCctcttaa